The genomic DNA CCCCACGTCCCGCACCCCAACATCGTGCACCGCCAGCCGATCGTGCGCGGCGACGCCACCGCGGCCGCCGGGCGCGCCGACGTGATCGTCGAGGGCGACTACTACTTCGGCATGCAGGACCAGGCCTTCCTCGGCCCCGAGTCGGGTCTCGCCGTGCCCGGCGAGGACGGCGGCGTCGACCTCTACATCGCCACCCAGTGGCTCCACTCCGACCTGCGCCAGATCGCCCCCGTGCTCGGCCTGCCCGAGGACAAGGTGCGGATGACGCTGTCCGGCGTGGGCGGCGCGTTCGGCGGACGCGAGGACCTGTCGATGCAGATCCACGCCTGCCTGCTCGCGCTGCGCACCGGCAGACCCGTCAAGATCGTCTACAACCGCTTCGAGTCCTTCTTCGGCCATGTCCACCGCCACCCGGCCCGGCTCCACTACGAGCACGGCGCCACCCGCGACGGCCGGCTCACCCACGTGAAGTGCCGCATCGTCCTGGACGGCGGCGCCTACGCCTCCGCCTCCCCGGCGGTCGTCGGCAACGCCGCCTCGCTCTCGGTCGGACCGTACGTCGTCGACGACGTGGACATCGAGGCCCTCGCCCTCTACTCCAACAACCCGCCCTGCGGCGCGATGCGCGGCTTCGGCGCGGTCCAGGCGTGCTTCGCCTACGAGGCGCAGATGGACAAGGTGGCGGCCGAACTCGGCCTGGACCCGGTGGAGTTCCGCCGGATCAACGCCATGGAGCAGGGCACGCTCATGCCCACCGGACAGCCGGTCGACTCCCCGGCGCCGGTCGCCGAACTCCTGCGCCGCGTCAAGGCGATGCCGATGCCGCCGGAGCGCCAGTGGGAGTCCAGCGAGGGCGCCGACGTACGGCAGCTGCCCGGAGGCCTGTCCAACACCACGCACGGCGAGGGCGTCGTACGGGGCGTCGGCTACGCGGTCGGCATCAAGAACGTCGGCTTCTCCGAGGGCTTCGACGACTACTCCACGGCCCGGGTCCGCCTGGAGGCCGCGGGCGGCCGCCCCGTCGTCACCGTGCACACGGCGATGGCCGAGGTCGGCCAGGGCGGCGTCACCGTCCACGCGCAGATCGCCCGCACCGAGCTGGGCGTCAGCCAGGTCACCATCCGGCCCGCCGACACTCAGGTGGGTTCGGCCGGTTCGACGTCGGCCTCCCGGCAGACCTACGTCACCGGCGGCGCCGTGAAGCACGCCTGCGAGCTGGTGCGGGAACGGGTCCTGGAGCTCGGGCGCCGCAGGTTCGGCTCGTACCACCCCGCCTGGGCCACCGCCGAACTCCTCCTGGAGGGCGGCAAGGTCGTCACCGACGGCGGCGAGGTCCTCGCCGACCTCGTGGACGTCCTGGAGGACGAGGCGGTCGAGGTCGAGGCGGAGTGGCGGCACCGGCCGACCGAACCCTTCGACCGGCGCACCGGACAGGGCAACGGACACGTCCAGTACTCCTTCGCCGCGCACCGCGCCGTCGTCGAGGTCGACACCGAACTGGGTCTGGTCAAGGTGATCGAGCTGGCCTGCGCCCAGGACGTCGGCAAGGCGCTGAACCCCCTCTCCGTGATCGGCCAGATCCAGGGCGGCACCGTCCAGGGCCTGGGCATCGCGGTGATGGAGGAGATCGTCGTCGACCCCGTGACCGCGAAGGTCCGGAACCCGTCCTTCACGGACTATCTCCTCCCCACGATTCTCGACACGCCGGCCCTACCGGTCGACGTGCTCGAACTCGCCGACGACCACGCGCCCTACGGGCTGCGCGGCGTCGGCGAGGCACCCACCCTGTCGTCCACCCCGGCGGTCCTCGCGGCCATCAGGAACGCGACCGGGCTGGCGCTCGACCGCACGCCCGTACGCCCGGAACACCTCACCGGCACGGCGGGCGCCGACGGTACTTGAAGTACCACCAGCAAGACGATTGCCACCAGTACCACCAGTACCACCACACATGCGTTCGTCTCGGGCCGTCCCCCGGGTCGTGCATATCCCAAATCCCGCGGCCGCCCCAGCGGCCGGCCGGGTGCACCTATGAACCTTGGGAGACGACCCCATGACCCAGCAGTCAGTGGAGCCCGAGATCACCGCCGAAGACGCGGGCGCGGGCTCCCGCGTCCCCGGTGGACGGTCCTGGCTCGACCGGTACTTCCACATATCCCACCGAGGATCCACGGTCGCGCGTGAGGTGCGCGGCGGCATCACCACCTTCATGGCGATGGCGTACATCGTCCTGCTCAACCCCGTGATCCTTTCCGGCAAGGACGCCGCCGGGGACACCCTGGGGCAGAAGGCCCTGATCACCGCGACGGCGCTCGCCGCGGCGGTCACCACGCTCCTGATGGGCTTCGTCGGCAAGGTGCCGCTCGCCCTGGCCGCCGGGCTCTCGGTGTCCGGCGTGATCGCCGGACAGGTCGTCCCCCAGATGACCTGGCCGCAGGCCATGGGCATGTGTGTGATGTACGGCGTGGTGATCATGCTGCTCGTGGTCACCGGGCTCCGCGAGATGATCATGAACGCGATCCCGCTCGCCCTCAAGCACGGCATCACCATGGGCATCGGCCTGTTCATCGCCATCATCGGCCTGGTCAAGGGCGGCTTCGTCCACGCGGGCGAGGCGACCCCGCTCACCCTCGGCCCGGCCGGGGAACTCGCCGGCTGGCCCGTCCTGCTCTTCGCGGGCACGCTGCTGCTGATCTTCATGCTCCAGGCCCGCAACATGCCCGGCGCCATCCTGATCGGCATCGTCACCGGCACGATCGTCGCGGCGGTCCTCAACGCCACCGGGGTCATCGACCCCAAGCAGTGGGCCAACGGCGCCCCCGAACTGCACGGCAGCGCGGTCTCCATGCCGGACTTCTCGCTCTTCGGCGACCTGGAGTTCGGCGGCTGGGGCGAGGTCGGCGCGATGACCGTCGGCATGATCGTCTTCACCCTGGTGCTGGCCGGGTTCTTCGACGCGATGGCCACCATCATCGGCGTCGGCACCGAGGCCAAGCTCGCCGACGACAAGGGCCGCATGCCGGGACTGTCGAAGGCACTGTTCATCGACGGCGCCGGCGGTGCCATCGGCGGCGTGGCGGGCGGATCCGGCCAGACCGTCTTCGTCGAGTCCGCGACCGGCGTCGGCGAGGGCGCCCGCACCGGGCTCGCCTCGGTCGTCACCGGCGCGTTCTTCGCCGCCTGCCTCTTCTTCACCCCGATCACCGCGATCGTGCCGCAGGAGGTCGCCTCGGCGGCCCTGGTCGTCATCGGCGCGATGATGATGATGAACGCCCGGCACGTGGACTGGGCCGACCGGGCCACCGCGATCCCGGTCTTCCTGACCGTCGTCCTGATGCCGTTCACGTACTCCATCACGGCCGGTGTCGCCGCCGGAGTCATCTCCTACGTCGCCATCAAGGTCGCCCAGGGCAGGGCGCGGGAGATCGGCGCGTTCATGTGGGCCCTGACGGTGATCTTCGTCGTCTACTTCGCCCTCAACCCGATCGAGAGCTGGCTGGGCGTGCACTGACCGCCACGACGGGAACCCGTCACGTAACCCGTCGGCCGAGGAGGACCGGAAGATGCTGGACATCGCCGAAGAGCTGCACCGGTGGGTCGAGCAGGGGCGCGACTTCGCCGTGGCCACCGTGGTGGCCGTCGGCGGCAGCGCGCCCCGGCCGACCGGCGCCGCCCTCGCCGTGGACGCCGAGGGCACGGTGGTCGGCTCGGTCTCCGGCGGGTGCGTGGAGGGAGCGGTGTACGAGCTGTGCCGACAGGCCCTCCAGGACGGCGAGACCGTCCTGGAGCGCTTCGGGTACAGCGACGAGGACGCCTTCGCCGTGGGCCTGACCTGCGGCGGAGTCATCGACGTCCTCGTCACCCCCGTACGGACGGGCGACCCCGTCCGTCCGGCCCTGGCCGCGGCCCTCGCCGCCGCCGCACGCGGGGAGACGGCGGCCGTGGCACGCGTCGTGAGCGGCCCGGCGGCACTGCTGGGCCGCGCGCTCGTCGTCCGCGCGGACGGCTCCCGCACCGGCGGATTCGGTGGCCACCCCGAGCTGGACCGCACGGCGGCCGCCGAGGCGGGCGCCTTCCTGGACGCCGGGAGCACCGGCACGCTGGAGATCGGGGAGCAGGGCTCGCGCTGCGGAACACCGCTCACCCTGCTGGTCGAGTCCTCGGTCCCGGCCCCCCGCATGATCGTCTTCGGCGCGATCGACTTCGCGTCCGCGCTGGTCCGGATCGGCAAGTTCCTTGGCTACCGGGTGACGGTGTGCGACGCCCGCCCCGTCTTCGCCACCCCGGCCCGCTTCCCGGACGCGGACGACATCG from Streptomyces sp. CB09001 includes the following:
- a CDS encoding NCS2 family permease → MTQQSVEPEITAEDAGAGSRVPGGRSWLDRYFHISHRGSTVAREVRGGITTFMAMAYIVLLNPVILSGKDAAGDTLGQKALITATALAAAVTTLLMGFVGKVPLALAAGLSVSGVIAGQVVPQMTWPQAMGMCVMYGVVIMLLVVTGLREMIMNAIPLALKHGITMGIGLFIAIIGLVKGGFVHAGEATPLTLGPAGELAGWPVLLFAGTLLLIFMLQARNMPGAILIGIVTGTIVAAVLNATGVIDPKQWANGAPELHGSAVSMPDFSLFGDLEFGGWGEVGAMTVGMIVFTLVLAGFFDAMATIIGVGTEAKLADDKGRMPGLSKALFIDGAGGAIGGVAGGSGQTVFVESATGVGEGARTGLASVVTGAFFAACLFFTPITAIVPQEVASAALVVIGAMMMMNARHVDWADRATAIPVFLTVVLMPFTYSITAGVAAGVISYVAIKVAQGRAREIGAFMWALTVIFVVYFALNPIESWLGVH
- a CDS encoding molybdopterin cofactor-binding domain-containing protein, giving the protein MAANGAPTGLTQGARTKGGIGESTLRPDGVLKVTGEFAYASDMWHEDMLWGQILRSTVAHAEIVSVDTSEALATPGVHAVLTYDDLPTDVRHYGLEIRDTPVLAHGKVRHHGEPVAIVAADHPETARRAAAKIKVEYRELPVVTDEASATAPDAVLVHENRTDLPLSPPTSSGAGGTPVIPHVPHPNIVHRQPIVRGDATAAAGRADVIVEGDYYFGMQDQAFLGPESGLAVPGEDGGVDLYIATQWLHSDLRQIAPVLGLPEDKVRMTLSGVGGAFGGREDLSMQIHACLLALRTGRPVKIVYNRFESFFGHVHRHPARLHYEHGATRDGRLTHVKCRIVLDGGAYASASPAVVGNAASLSVGPYVVDDVDIEALALYSNNPPCGAMRGFGAVQACFAYEAQMDKVAAELGLDPVEFRRINAMEQGTLMPTGQPVDSPAPVAELLRRVKAMPMPPERQWESSEGADVRQLPGGLSNTTHGEGVVRGVGYAVGIKNVGFSEGFDDYSTARVRLEAAGGRPVVTVHTAMAEVGQGGVTVHAQIARTELGVSQVTIRPADTQVGSAGSTSASRQTYVTGGAVKHACELVRERVLELGRRRFGSYHPAWATAELLLEGGKVVTDGGEVLADLVDVLEDEAVEVEAEWRHRPTEPFDRRTGQGNGHVQYSFAAHRAVVEVDTELGLVKVIELACAQDVGKALNPLSVIGQIQGGTVQGLGIAVMEEIVVDPVTAKVRNPSFTDYLLPTILDTPALPVDVLELADDHAPYGLRGVGEAPTLSSTPAVLAAIRNATGLALDRTPVRPEHLTGTAGADGT
- a CDS encoding XdhC/CoxI family protein, translated to MLDIAEELHRWVEQGRDFAVATVVAVGGSAPRPTGAALAVDAEGTVVGSVSGGCVEGAVYELCRQALQDGETVLERFGYSDEDAFAVGLTCGGVIDVLVTPVRTGDPVRPALAAALAAAARGETAAVARVVSGPAALLGRALVVRADGSRTGGFGGHPELDRTAAAEAGAFLDAGSTGTLEIGEQGSRCGTPLTLLVESSVPAPRMIVFGAIDFASALVRIGKFLGYRVTVCDARPVFATPARFPDADDIVAEWPHEFLARTAVDARTVLCVLTHDAKFDIPLLRLALRLPVAYVGAMGSRRTHLDREARLREVGVSELELARLRSPIGLDLGARTPEETALSVAAEIVATRHGGTGTSLTGAHTPIHHDGPAAPTGRIGSVA